From one Triticum aestivum cultivar Chinese Spring chromosome 4B, IWGSC CS RefSeq v2.1, whole genome shotgun sequence genomic stretch:
- the LOC123094379 gene encoding L-type lectin-domain containing receptor kinase IX.1-like, translating to MATAPRRLPMLLLAVVLSSSYVDVSVLEGQTYWPLHPYCSTTGNYTMDSRYRLNLLALVADLPARALDNSFYYNGTAGESPDEVFGLISCYADRNWTQCHDCLYAAAAGIQQSCPFSRQMKGAYDSCVLRYSNESFVSVADLSVAFYTWNYSREDYPASMNNTRWDLLTRLAAEAARSPLRFANGSVPYADRSQSPTTMHGLVQCTRDLNSSECSRCLTEFVSNLSSVFPSNTGGCIKGYSCYALYNIGDDDFLRVTIPPPLAQPPPSKLPPGAGEAPPLAAVRTSSRTQLVARVFAGVVIMLVISSSLLVCFLLGRRRRNRMARQVDTFDDDPLEEDFEKGTGPKRFRYSDLAVATSNFSDQMKLGEGGFGSVYKGFLKELKVEVAIKRIFKTSKQGRKEYISEVKIISRLRHRNLVQLIGWCHGGGELLLVYDLMPHGSLDTHLYSSNTILSWPLRYEIVLGLESALLYLHQDWEQCVLHRDIKPSNIVLDMSFCAKLGDFGLARLVDHDRGPYTTGIAGTMGYMDPECMVTGRTSAESDVYSFGVVMLEIACGKRPAVSRGREDIIHLVQWVWDSWECGRTLAAADAQLNLEFDDREMECMMAVGLWCAHPDRTLRPSIKQAVSVLRFEAPPPSLPAKMPVATFTATVDSSFVSASQLTGGR from the exons ATGGCAACGGCTCCACGGCGCCTTCCCATGCTTCTCCTCGCCGTTGTCTTGTCCTCCTCTTACGTCGACGTCTCTGTA CTCGAGGGACAGACATACTGGCCGCTTCATCCTTACTGCTCGACCACGGGCAACTACACAATGGATAGCCGGTATCGGCTAAATCTTCTGGCTCTCGTGGCCGACCTCCCGGCGCGTGCCCTCGACAACAGTTTCTACTACAACGGCACGGCCGGCGAATCGCCGGACGAGGTGTTCGGCCTCATCTCGTGCTATGCCGACCGCAACTGGACCCAATGCCACGACTGCCTCTACGCCGCGGCTGCCGGGATACAGCAGTCGTGCCCATTCAGCCGGCAGATGAAGGGAGCCTACGACTCGTGCGTTCTCCGCTACTCCAACGAGTCTTTCGTCTCCGTCGCCGACCTCAGCGTCGCGTTCTACACGTGGAACTACAGCAGAGAAGACTACCCGGCCAGCATGAACAATACGAGGTGGGATCTGCTCACCCGGCTAGCGGCGGAGGCTGCGCGTTCGCCGCTGCGGTTCGCGAACGGGAGCGTGCCGTACGCGGACAGATCGCAGTCGCCGACGACCATGCACGGTCTGGTGCAGTGCACGAGGGACCTGAACTCGAGCGAGTGCAGCAGGTGCCTTACCGAATTCGTGTCAAACCTCTCGAGTGTGTTCCCTAGCAACACCGGTGGTTGCATCAAGGGCTACAGCTGCTACGCCTTATACAACATCGGCGACGATGACTTCCTCCGTGTCACTATTCCGCCGCCACTTGCACAGCCACCGCCGTCCAAGCTCCCGCCAGGAGCCGGAG aagctccgccacttgcCGCCGTCAGGACTAGCAGCAGGACGCAGCTGGTGGCCAGGGTGTTTGCCGGTGTCGTCATCATGTTGGTCATCTCATCGAGTCTCTTGGTTTGTTTCCTTTTAGGCCGTCGGAGGCGGAATCGCATGGCGAGACAAGTAGATACTTTTGACGATGATCCATTGGAAGAGGACTTCGAGAAAGGGACCGGGCCCAAGCGGTTTCGCTATAGCGATCTTGCCGTCGCCACCAGCAACTTCTCCGACCAGATGAAGCTGGGTGAAGGTGGTTTCGGTTCGGTGTACAAAGGATTCTTGAAGGAGCTTAAAGTTGAGGTGGCTATAAAAAGAATATTCAAGACCTCCAAGCAGGGCAGGAAGGAGTACATCTCAGAGGTGAAGATCATAAGCCGGCTAAGACATCGAAACCTCGTGCAACTCATTggctggtgccatggcggcggcgagctcttaCTTGTCTATGATCTTATGCCCCACGGCAGCCTAGACACTCATCTTTACAGTTCAAACACCATATTATCGTGGCCACTCAG GTATGAGATTGTGCTGGGGTTAGAGTCTGCACTTCTGTACCTGCACCAGGACTGGGAGCAATGTGTTCTGCACCGTGACATCAAGCCAAGCAACATCGTGTTGGACATGTCGTTCTGTGCCAAACTTGGTGACTTTGGGCTTGCGCGGCTTGTCGACCACGACCGAGGACCATACACGACTGGTATTGCAGGAACAATGGGCTACATGGACCCTGAGTGCATGGTCACGGGAAGGACAAGCGCCGAGTCTGATGTCTACAGCTTCGGTGTAGTCATGCTCGAGATCGCCTGCGGCAAGCGACCCGCTGTTTCTCGGGGgcgagaagacatcattcatctgGTGCAATGGGTCTGGGATTCATGGGAATGCGGAAGGACCCTTGCCGCGGCCGATGCACAGCTCAACCTGGAGTTCGACGACCGGGAGATGGAGTGCATGATGGCGGTCGGGCTCTGGTGCGCGCACCCTGAC